A single Pseudomonas sp. MM223 DNA region contains:
- the ycaC_2 gene encoding putative hydrolase YcaC (*Name ycaC_2), with translation MSQPDYKRLNKDDAVVLLVDHQTGLISLVQDFSPNEFKNNVLALGDLAKFFGLPTILTTSFEQGPNGPLVPELKEMFPDAPYIARPGQINAWDNEDFVKAIKATGRKQLIIAGVVTDVCVAFPTLSALAEGFEVFVVTDASGTFNETVQQAAWVRMTQAGAQMMNWFSVACELHRDWRNDIEGLGNLLSQRIPNYRNLMNSYSALTSR, from the coding sequence ATGAGCCAACCTGATTACAAGCGCTTGAACAAAGATGACGCCGTGGTCCTGCTGGTGGATCACCAGACCGGCCTGATCTCGCTGGTGCAGGACTTTTCGCCCAACGAGTTCAAGAACAACGTGCTGGCCCTGGGTGACCTGGCCAAGTTCTTCGGCCTGCCGACCATTCTCACCACCAGCTTCGAGCAAGGCCCGAACGGCCCGCTGGTGCCCGAGCTGAAAGAAATGTTCCCGGATGCGCCGTACATTGCCCGCCCTGGCCAGATCAATGCCTGGGACAACGAAGACTTCGTCAAGGCCATCAAGGCCACTGGCCGCAAGCAGCTGATCATCGCGGGCGTTGTGACCGATGTGTGCGTGGCTTTCCCGACCTTGTCGGCACTGGCTGAAGGCTTTGAAGTGTTCGTGGTGACCGATGCCTCGGGTACCTTCAACGAGACGGTGCAGCAGGCAGCGTGGGTGCGCATGACCCAGGCGGGCGCGCAGATGATGAACTGGTTCTCGGTGGCCTGTGAGCTGCACCGCGACTGGCGCAACGACATCGAAGGGTTGGGTAACCTGCTGTCGCAGCGCATTCCCAACTATCGCAACCTGATGAACAGCTATTCGGCGTTGACTTCGCGTTAA
- the rhaR_6 gene encoding HTH-type transcriptional activator RhaR (*Name rhaR_6), producing the protein MHLGTPQEPLQTPGALTPARLRQAKELMLRSSLSIIEIAGVCNLTRSHFSRAFKVNTGLSPQAWRLLARLEKAKRLLATEVPITHVSLECGFCDQAHFTRAFSRLVGQPPKAWRQAQAIS; encoded by the coding sequence ATGCACCTCGGCACGCCCCAGGAGCCGCTGCAAACCCCCGGCGCACTGACGCCCGCACGCTTGCGTCAGGCCAAGGAGCTGATGCTGCGCAGCTCGCTGTCGATCATCGAGATCGCTGGCGTGTGCAACCTCACCCGCAGCCATTTCTCCCGTGCCTTCAAGGTCAACACGGGGCTTTCGCCCCAGGCCTGGCGCCTGTTGGCGCGCCTGGAAAAGGCCAAGCGCCTGCTCGCCACCGAGGTACCGATCACCCATGTGAGCCTGGAGTGCGGCTTTTGCGACCAGGCCCATTTCACCCGCGCCTTCAGCCGCCTGGTTGGCCAGCCGCCCAAGGCCTGGCGCCAGGCGCAGGCCATTTCTTAA
- the cdhR_12 gene encoding HTH-type transcriptional regulator CdhR (*Name cdhR_12) gives MQVNAHRTVAMVLFNDVLLLDVTGPMDAFAIANRFLPAERQYRLLTLAEGQAAVRGSCGLKVVADLRLEDLPEAVDLLLVPGGPGAYDIAVPALERWLPQAVRSARRFGAICTGVFLLGRAGLLDGYRCTTHWNYVERLARAFPEAKVETEQIYVIDRCLITSGGITAGIDLALAVVAEDHGKALALEVAKVLLVARHRQGGQTPYGPLLAAVPRDDSPIARVQAHIVDHIEQALTVQKMADLVAMSSRNFARTFQREVGITPLQYLQNARIDRARKLLESSDLPLKVVAAQCGFGSDRHLRKVFCERIGMTPAQYRAQFGGV, from the coding sequence ATGCAGGTAAACGCTCACCGCACCGTGGCCATGGTGCTGTTCAACGACGTGCTGTTGCTGGACGTCACCGGCCCGATGGATGCATTCGCCATCGCCAACCGGTTTTTGCCGGCAGAGCGGCAATACCGGCTGCTCACCCTGGCCGAGGGGCAAGCAGCGGTGCGCGGCTCATGCGGGCTGAAAGTGGTGGCAGACCTGCGCCTGGAAGACTTGCCAGAAGCCGTCGACCTGTTGCTGGTACCTGGCGGCCCGGGGGCGTATGACATCGCCGTGCCAGCGCTGGAACGCTGGTTGCCACAGGCGGTGCGCAGTGCAAGGCGCTTTGGTGCCATCTGCACGGGAGTATTCCTGCTGGGCCGGGCCGGGCTGCTGGACGGCTACCGTTGCACCACTCACTGGAACTACGTGGAGCGCCTGGCTCGGGCGTTCCCTGAGGCCAAGGTCGAAACCGAGCAGATCTACGTGATCGACCGCTGCCTGATCACCTCGGGCGGGATCACCGCTGGGATCGACCTGGCGCTGGCGGTGGTGGCCGAGGACCACGGCAAGGCGCTGGCCCTGGAAGTGGCCAAGGTGCTGTTGGTGGCCCGCCATCGCCAGGGCGGGCAAACGCCGTACGGGCCGTTGCTGGCAGCAGTACCGCGTGACGATTCGCCCATTGCCCGGGTACAGGCGCACATCGTCGACCATATCGAGCAGGCACTCACCGTGCAGAAGATGGCCGACCTGGTGGCCATGAGCAGCCGTAATTTCGCCCGCACGTTCCAGCGCGAGGTGGGGATAACGCCGTTGCAGTACCTGCAAAATGCGCGGATTGACCGGGCACGCAAGCTGCTGGAAAGCAGCGACCTGCCATTGAAGGTGGTGGCGGCGCAGTGCGGGTTTGGCAGTGACCGGCATTTGCGCAAGGTGTTCTGTGAGCGCATTGGCATGACGCCGGCGCAGTATCGGGCGCAGTTTGGTGGGGTTTGA
- the kefC_2 gene encoding Glutathione-regulated potassium-efflux system protein KefC (*Name kefC_2), translating to MPHEGSLLQTAVIFLLAAVVAVPLAKRLQLGAVLGYLLAGVAIGPQALGLIRDTESVAHISELGVVLLLFIIGLELSPKRLWLMRKSVFGVGTAQVLLTGALIGAIALFGFSQTLPAAIVLGLGLALSSTALGLQSLAESKQLNAPHGRLAFAILLFQDIAAIPLIALVPLLAASGPDTSHGDSLQHGLKVFASIAVVIVGGRYLLRPVFRTVARTGLPEVSTATALLVVIGTAWLMEEAGISMALGAFLAGLLLADSEYRHELESQIEPFKGLLLGLFFISVGMGANLRLLLDMPLVVLGLTLLLVAVKLVLLIGVGRLVGGLTSASALRLGMVLAAGGEFAFVVFKLGKDQGLFDTQTYDLLLMTITLSMAITPLLMLGCARALKRPQPAREVPEQYKQIQTDTPRVVIVGMGRMGQIVARILRAQKIPFIALETSVDTIEMTRMFEQVPVFYGDPLRPEVLHAAKVGEAEYFIITIDDPEAAIHTAERVKRLYPHLKVLARARNRQHVHKLVDAGAEPIRETFYSSLEMTRRALVGLGLSDEQAADRIARFTQHDEEVLVAQGQVRDDRAKVMQTAKEARVELERLFDSDAD from the coding sequence ATGCCACACGAAGGCAGCCTTCTGCAAACCGCGGTGATCTTTCTGCTTGCCGCAGTCGTCGCCGTCCCCCTGGCCAAGCGCCTGCAACTGGGCGCCGTGCTTGGCTACCTGCTGGCCGGTGTGGCCATCGGCCCGCAAGCACTTGGCCTGATCCGCGACACCGAAAGCGTGGCGCACATTTCCGAACTGGGTGTGGTCCTGCTGCTGTTCATCATCGGCCTGGAGCTGTCGCCCAAACGCCTGTGGCTGATGCGCAAGTCAGTGTTCGGTGTCGGTACCGCCCAGGTACTGCTGACCGGCGCGCTGATCGGTGCCATTGCCCTGTTCGGCTTCAGCCAGACACTGCCGGCAGCCATCGTGCTCGGCCTGGGCCTGGCGCTGTCGTCTACCGCCCTTGGCCTGCAGAGCCTGGCCGAGAGCAAACAGCTCAACGCCCCGCACGGCCGCCTGGCGTTCGCCATCCTGTTGTTCCAGGACATCGCCGCCATCCCGCTGATCGCCCTGGTACCGTTGCTGGCCGCCAGTGGCCCGGACACCAGCCACGGCGACAGCCTGCAACACGGCCTGAAGGTATTTGCCAGCATCGCCGTGGTGATCGTCGGTGGCCGCTACCTGCTGCGCCCGGTGTTCCGTACCGTGGCCCGCACTGGCCTGCCGGAAGTGTCCACCGCCACCGCGCTGTTGGTGGTGATCGGCACAGCCTGGCTGATGGAAGAAGCCGGCATCTCCATGGCCCTTGGCGCCTTCCTCGCCGGCCTGCTGCTGGCCGACTCGGAGTACCGCCACGAGCTGGAATCGCAGATCGAACCGTTCAAGGGCCTGCTGCTGGGGCTGTTCTTCATCAGCGTGGGCATGGGCGCCAACCTGCGCCTGCTGCTGGACATGCCGCTGGTGGTGCTGGGCCTGACCTTGCTGCTGGTGGCGGTAAAGCTGGTGCTGCTGATAGGCGTCGGCCGCCTGGTCGGTGGCCTGACCAGCGCCAGCGCCCTGCGCCTGGGCATGGTACTGGCGGCCGGTGGCGAGTTCGCCTTCGTGGTGTTCAAGTTGGGCAAGGACCAAGGGCTGTTCGACACCCAGACCTACGACCTGCTGCTGATGACCATCACCCTGTCGATGGCCATTACCCCGCTGCTGATGCTTGGTTGCGCCCGCGCCCTTAAACGCCCACAGCCGGCGCGTGAAGTGCCCGAGCAGTACAAGCAGATCCAGACGGATACGCCGCGGGTGGTGATTGTCGGCATGGGCCGCATGGGCCAGATCGTCGCGCGCATCCTGCGTGCACAGAAAATCCCGTTCATTGCCCTGGAAACCTCGGTGGACACCATCGAGATGACCCGCATGTTCGAGCAGGTGCCGGTGTTCTACGGCGACCCGCTGCGCCCCGAGGTGCTGCATGCGGCCAAGGTGGGTGAGGCAGAGTACTTCATCATCACCATTGATGACCCGGAAGCTGCCATTCATACCGCTGAGCGGGTGAAACGCCTTTACCCACACCTGAAAGTGCTGGCCCGGGCACGTAACCGCCAGCATGTGCACAAGCTGGTGGATGCAGGCGCCGAGCCGATTCGCGAGACGTTCTACTCCAGCCTGGAAATGACCCGCAGGGCGCTGGTGGGGTTGGGCTTGAGCGATGAACAGGCGGCGGACCGGATTGCGCGGTTTACCCAGCATGACGAAGAAGTGCTGGTGGCCCAGGGGCAGGTACGCGATGACCGGGCCAAGGTGATGCAGACGGCCAAGGAGGCGCGGGTGGAGCTGGAGCGGTTGTTTGATTCGGATGCGGATTGA